The following coding sequences lie in one Streptomyces venezuelae genomic window:
- a CDS encoding inorganic diphosphatase codes for MEFDVTIEIPKGSRNKYEVDHETGRIRLDRRLFTSTSYPADYGFVENTLGEDGDPLDALVILDEPTFPGCLIKCRAIGMFRMTDEAGGDDKLLCVPASDPRVEHLRDIHHVSEFDRLEIQHFFEVYKDLEPGKSVEGADWVGRADAEAEIERSYKRFKDEGGH; via the coding sequence GTGGAGTTCGACGTCACCATCGAGATTCCGAAGGGTTCGCGGAACAAGTACGAGGTGGACCACGAGACCGGCCGGATCCGTCTGGACCGTCGCCTCTTCACGTCGACCAGCTACCCCGCGGACTACGGCTTCGTCGAGAACACCCTCGGCGAGGACGGTGACCCGCTGGACGCCCTGGTCATCCTGGACGAGCCGACCTTCCCGGGCTGCCTCATCAAGTGCCGCGCGATCGGCATGTTCCGGATGACCGACGAGGCGGGCGGCGACGACAAGCTGCTCTGCGTCCCGGCCTCCGACCCGCGCGTGGAGCACCTGCGCGACATCCACCACGTCTCCGAGTTCGACCGCCTGGAGATCCAGCACTTCTTCGAGGTCTACAAGGACCTGGAGCCCGGCAAGTCCGTCGAGGGCGCCGACTGGGTCGGCCGCGCGGACGCCGAGGCCGAGATCGAGCGTTCCTACAAGCGCTTCAAGGACGAGGGCGGCCACTGA
- a CDS encoding DedA family protein: MTTLALGPSWLDPDYLLNQFGLWGLLVIVFAESGLLIGFFLPGDSLLFTTGLLITTNKLDTPLWLACLLICMAAILGDQAGYLFGKKVGPSLFNRPDSKLFKQENVVKAHDFFEKYGPKSLVLARFVPIVRTFTPIIAGVSGMRYRSFITFNIIGGVMWGAGVTLLGAWLGNIEFVHKNIEAILILIVLVSVVPIAIEFLRARSKSKKAMAAEGAPGTPPAQQRGRHAKR; the protein is encoded by the coding sequence GTGACGACGCTTGCGCTCGGACCAAGCTGGTTGGATCCGGACTACCTGCTCAACCAGTTCGGTCTCTGGGGCCTGCTGGTGATCGTCTTCGCGGAGTCGGGCCTGCTCATCGGCTTCTTCCTGCCGGGTGACTCGCTGCTGTTCACCACCGGCCTGCTGATCACCACGAACAAGCTGGACACCCCGCTGTGGCTGGCCTGCCTGCTGATCTGCATGGCCGCGATCCTCGGCGACCAGGCGGGCTACCTCTTCGGCAAGAAGGTCGGCCCCTCGCTCTTCAACCGCCCGGACTCCAAGCTCTTCAAGCAGGAGAACGTGGTCAAGGCCCACGACTTCTTCGAGAAGTACGGCCCGAAGTCCCTGGTCCTGGCCCGCTTCGTGCCGATCGTGCGCACCTTCACGCCGATCATCGCCGGCGTCTCCGGCATGCGGTACCGCTCGTTCATCACGTTCAACATCATCGGCGGCGTCATGTGGGGCGCGGGCGTCACGCTGCTCGGCGCCTGGCTCGGCAACATCGAGTTCGTGCACAAGAACATCGAGGCGATCCTCATCCTGATCGTCCTCGTCTCGGTGGTGCCGATCGCCATCGAGTTCCTGCGCGCGCGCAGCAAGTCCAAGAAGGCCATGGCCGCGGAAGGCGCTCCGGGCACGCCCCCGGCGCAGCAGCGCGGCCGCCACGCCAAGCGCTGA
- a CDS encoding threonine/serine exporter ThrE family protein has product MAEQEAEDRKPQSDEARSAFVQPSGVVAQPPAPEDESQTTSEFAIPTGLATPSSTTQETEKSAFTTPHTYTSRNAPQAFTPAQGIPLVKLTKDVPWQDQMRTMLRMPVTERPAPEPAQKQEDDSGPAVPRVLDLTLRIGELLLAGGEGAEDVEAAMFAVCRSYGLDRCEPNVTFTLLSISHQPSLVDDPVTASRTVRRRGTDYTRLAAVFHLVDDISDPDLEISLEEAYRRLAGIRRNRHPYPGWALTAASGLLAGSASVLVGGGALVFLVAAVGAMLGDRLAWLCAGRGLPEFYQFVGAAMPPAGMGVALSFVHTEASMASAVITGGLFALIPGRALVAGVQDGLTGYYITAAARLLEVMYLIVGIVCGVLLVLSLGVMLDATNLTPETKFGVTSSRPVIQILASMALSLAFAILLQQERNTVLMVTLNGGIAWVMFGALAQTPLELSPVAATAVAAGLVGLFGQLFSRYRFASSLPYVTAAIGPLLPGSATYFGLLALAQNDLNTGMNSLTKAVATALAIAIGVNLGSEVSRLILKVPGAASAANRRAAKRTRGF; this is encoded by the coding sequence GTGGCCGAGCAGGAGGCCGAGGACCGCAAGCCGCAGTCGGACGAAGCACGCAGCGCGTTCGTGCAGCCCAGCGGTGTGGTGGCGCAGCCACCGGCCCCTGAGGACGAGTCCCAGACGACGTCCGAGTTCGCCATTCCCACCGGTCTCGCGACACCGTCGTCGACGACGCAGGAGACCGAGAAGTCGGCGTTCACCACGCCGCACACCTACACCTCCCGCAACGCCCCGCAGGCGTTCACGCCCGCGCAGGGCATACCCCTGGTGAAGCTCACCAAGGACGTGCCGTGGCAGGACCAGATGCGCACGATGCTGCGCATGCCGGTCACCGAGCGGCCCGCTCCCGAGCCCGCGCAGAAGCAGGAGGACGACAGCGGGCCCGCCGTGCCGCGCGTGCTCGACCTGACCCTGCGTATCGGCGAGCTGCTGCTCGCGGGCGGTGAGGGCGCCGAGGACGTGGAGGCGGCGATGTTCGCCGTCTGCCGCTCGTACGGCCTCGACCGCTGCGAGCCGAACGTGACGTTCACGCTCCTGTCGATCTCGCACCAGCCCTCGCTGGTCGACGACCCGGTCACGGCCTCCAGGACGGTGCGCAGGCGCGGCACCGACTACACGCGTCTCGCGGCCGTCTTCCACCTGGTGGACGACATCAGCGACCCGGACCTGGAGATCTCCCTGGAGGAGGCCTACCGTCGGCTCGCGGGCATTCGGCGTAACCGTCACCCCTATCCCGGCTGGGCCCTCACGGCCGCCAGCGGGCTCCTCGCGGGCTCCGCGTCGGTTCTGGTGGGCGGTGGCGCGCTGGTCTTCCTGGTGGCCGCCGTGGGCGCGATGCTCGGCGACCGGCTCGCCTGGCTGTGCGCGGGGCGCGGGCTGCCGGAGTTCTACCAGTTCGTGGGCGCCGCGATGCCGCCCGCGGGGATGGGTGTGGCGCTCAGCTTCGTGCACACCGAGGCGTCCATGGCCTCGGCGGTGATCACGGGTGGGCTCTTCGCGCTGATCCCGGGGCGAGCCCTGGTGGCGGGCGTGCAGGACGGTCTGACCGGCTACTACATCACCGCGGCCGCACGTCTCCTTGAGGTCATGTACCTCATCGTGGGCATCGTCTGCGGTGTGCTGCTCGTGCTGTCGCTCGGCGTCATGCTCGACGCGACGAACCTGACTCCGGAGACGAAGTTCGGCGTGACGTCGTCGCGGCCGGTCATCCAGATCCTGGCGTCGATGGCACTGAGTCTGGCGTTCGCGATCCTGCTTCAGCAGGAACGTAACACCGTGCTGATGGTGACCCTCAACGGCGGCATCGCCTGGGTCATGTTCGGGGCGCTGGCGCAGACGCCGCTGGAGCTCTCGCCCGTCGCCGCGACGGCCGTGGCGGCCGGTCTGGTGGGCCTGTTCGGGCAGCTCTTCTCGCGGTACCGGTTCGCGTCGTCACTGCCGTACGTGACGGCGGCGATCGGGCCGCTGCTGCCCGGTAGCGCGACGTACTTCGGGCTGCTCGCGCTGGCGCAGAACGACCTGAACACGGGCATGAACTCGCTCACCAAGGCCGTCGCGACGGCCCTGGCCATCGCGATCGGCGTGAACCTGGGGAGCGAGGTCTCCCGGCTGATCCTGAAGGTGCCGGGCGCGGCCTCGGCGGCGAACCGCCGCGCGGCCAAGCGGACGCGCGGCTTCTGA